Proteins encoded together in one Bradyrhizobium sp. CB82 window:
- a CDS encoding DUF2285 domain-containing protein, with amino-acid sequence MRALDGWLEGHSYRDIATGLFGRQRVPERGWKTFDLRNRTIRLVQTGVSMMRGGYRALLGRAKRIR; translated from the coding sequence ATGCGCGCACTGGATGGCTGGCTGGAAGGACATAGCTATCGCGACATCGCAACCGGATTGTTCGGGCGCCAGCGGGTTCCCGAGCGAGGCTGGAAGACCTTCGACTTGCGCAACCGCACGATACGCTTGGTTCAAACAGGGGTGTCGATGATGCGCGGGGGCTATCGCGCGCTGCTGGGACGAGCAAAGCGAATTCGGTAG
- a CDS encoding strawberry notch-like NTP hydrolase domain-containing protein gives MTESLAGGAAAAPFSMRAAATLTSAALKAARQILTDLERGRCIDAAVLRGAMEAAFGASDASGAWNWKTAYDVCEAETVLFLRKFGPAMRAKAGTTAAMLPMLAKIASCLPTHTRRSEDSQAFQQFSTPIPLGLAVCTAAGIMPADRVLEPSAGTGLLAILAELAGGSLMLNELAEGRAALLDHLFANVEVTRFDAAQIDDHLDASVVPSVVLMNPPFSAVANVDRRMADAAFRHIASALARLCAGGRLVAIVGAGLAPENPTWLEAFVRLQESARVVFSAAIDGAVYAKHGTQSDTRLLAIDKLPAADPKAFPASPGMAGDVATLLDWVSQHVPLRLPVAAPVVADVIRRPAMPRSAGASASCLSSPSETRPANGVELTYETVEWSPPEGARLTDALYEEYGLQSIRIPGSCVHPTKLVQSAAMASVAPPKPSYRPHLPWAVVANGVLSDAQIESVIYAGEAHSEFLAGSWTVDATFDVVAAARDDAVNAVRFRRGWFLGDGTGAGKGRQVAGILLDNWLKGRSRAVWISKSDKLIEDAQRDWSALGMERLLVTPLSRFRQGTPIRLSEGILFATYATLRTDERGEKLSRVRQIVEWLGSDFDGVIVFDESHAMQNAVGGKGERGDQAASHQGRAGLRLQHALPDARVVYVSATGATTVHNLAYAQRLGLWGGADFPFVTRAEFVEAIEEGGVAAMEVLARDLKALGLYAARSLSYEGVAYELVEHQLTPEQVRIYDAYADAFSIIHNNLDAAMRAANITGETGTLNGQAKSAARSAFESAKQRFFGHLLTSMKTPSLVRSIESDLEAGHAAVIQIVSTGEALMERRLADIPTEDWSDVQVDITPREYVLDYLAHSFPVQLYEPFTDSEGNLCSRPVYRDGQPVQSREAVARRERLIEKLASLPPVPGALDQVIQRFGTELVAEVTGRSRRVIRKGHRLVVENRAGSANLAETSAFMDDVKRILVFSDAGGTGRSYHAELSGRNRRLRVHYLLEPGWKADAAIQGLGRTNRTNQAQPPLFRPIATDVKAEKRFLSTIARRLDTLGAITRGQRQTGGQGLFRPEDNLESQYGRDALRQLYTLLVRGKVEGCSLGRFEDATGLKLTDANGIRDDLPPITTFLNRLLALTIDLQNVLFIAFEQLLTARIEGAVASGTYDAGLETLRAESFVVSGRRTIYVHPGTGAETRLLTITQRQRNHPVSLDNALDRFSDHRAVLLINERSGRVAVQVPAAGVMLDDGEIERRVRLIRPMEQHQVSLNMMAESHWVDADRERFAAAWLAELTEVPEFTESTIHVVVGLLLPIWKRLPNESTRVYRLQTDAGERIIGRKVSAAWVANAISADASTLSPDAAFAAVMEGRTVLDLAEGLQLRRVRVMGAWRIELSGFNDTMRDRLRAYGLFGEIISWKLRMFVPTDASGVGILTKVLDTYPVARVSAREAA, from the coding sequence ATGACCGAATCTCTCGCTGGCGGCGCTGCCGCCGCGCCGTTCTCGATGCGTGCCGCTGCCACTCTCACCTCTGCTGCCCTCAAGGCCGCCCGACAGATATTGACCGATCTGGAGCGCGGCCGTTGCATCGATGCCGCCGTCCTGCGTGGTGCCATGGAGGCTGCCTTCGGTGCCTCGGACGCGTCCGGCGCCTGGAACTGGAAGACCGCCTATGACGTCTGCGAGGCGGAAACCGTTCTATTCCTTCGCAAGTTCGGCCCGGCAATGCGCGCCAAGGCTGGCACGACTGCCGCGATGCTGCCAATGCTCGCGAAAATCGCGAGCTGTCTGCCAACCCATACGCGGCGTTCCGAGGACAGCCAGGCGTTCCAGCAATTCTCGACGCCGATCCCCCTTGGACTCGCCGTATGCACCGCAGCCGGTATTATGCCTGCCGACCGCGTTCTGGAGCCTTCCGCGGGAACTGGCTTGCTTGCCATCCTTGCCGAGCTCGCCGGCGGCTCTTTGATGTTGAACGAGTTGGCCGAAGGCCGCGCGGCACTGCTCGATCATTTGTTTGCCAACGTTGAGGTCACGCGGTTCGACGCCGCGCAGATCGATGATCACCTCGATGCGAGCGTCGTACCGAGCGTCGTGCTGATGAACCCGCCGTTCTCCGCGGTGGCGAATGTCGATCGACGGATGGCGGATGCCGCCTTCCGGCACATCGCTTCAGCGCTCGCGCGTCTCTGCGCCGGTGGGCGCCTCGTCGCCATCGTCGGCGCGGGCCTTGCGCCGGAAAACCCAACGTGGCTAGAGGCCTTTGTTCGCCTCCAGGAGAGCGCGCGGGTCGTGTTTTCTGCCGCGATCGACGGTGCCGTGTACGCCAAGCACGGCACTCAGTCGGACACGAGGCTGCTCGCAATCGACAAGTTGCCCGCTGCCGATCCGAAGGCATTTCCGGCTTCGCCAGGCATGGCGGGCGATGTCGCCACCTTGCTTGACTGGGTAAGCCAGCATGTGCCTCTGAGGCTGCCAGTCGCCGCGCCGGTCGTAGCCGACGTCATTAGGCGCCCCGCAATGCCCCGATCGGCGGGCGCTTCGGCATCATGTCTGTCGTCCCCTTCGGAAACCCGACCTGCAAATGGCGTCGAACTTACGTACGAGACTGTCGAATGGTCACCGCCGGAAGGCGCCCGACTCACCGATGCGCTTTATGAGGAATACGGATTGCAGTCGATCCGTATACCCGGATCGTGCGTACATCCGACCAAGCTCGTGCAGTCTGCCGCGATGGCGTCTGTTGCGCCGCCGAAGCCGTCCTACCGGCCGCACCTGCCTTGGGCAGTGGTGGCAAATGGAGTTCTGTCGGACGCCCAGATCGAGAGCGTCATTTATGCTGGCGAAGCACATTCCGAATTCCTGGCAGGCTCTTGGACGGTTGACGCGACGTTTGATGTCGTGGCCGCCGCTCGCGATGACGCAGTGAATGCCGTCCGCTTTCGCCGCGGCTGGTTCTTGGGTGACGGCACTGGCGCGGGCAAGGGGCGACAGGTCGCTGGCATCCTGCTCGACAACTGGCTCAAGGGGCGCAGCCGTGCGGTCTGGATCAGCAAGTCCGACAAGCTGATCGAGGACGCGCAGCGCGACTGGTCCGCGCTCGGCATGGAGCGGCTGCTCGTGACGCCTCTGTCCCGGTTTCGCCAGGGCACGCCGATCCGGCTTTCGGAAGGCATCCTTTTTGCCACCTACGCCACGCTACGCACCGACGAACGTGGCGAAAAGCTTTCGCGCGTCAGGCAGATCGTCGAATGGTTGGGCTCGGACTTCGACGGAGTGATCGTCTTCGACGAGAGCCACGCCATGCAGAATGCGGTGGGAGGTAAGGGCGAGCGCGGCGACCAGGCGGCCTCTCACCAGGGGCGCGCGGGCCTGAGGCTCCAGCACGCCTTGCCCGATGCTCGCGTGGTTTATGTGTCGGCGACGGGTGCCACCACGGTCCACAACCTCGCTTATGCCCAACGCCTAGGCCTGTGGGGCGGTGCCGACTTCCCGTTCGTCACACGTGCCGAGTTCGTCGAGGCGATCGAGGAGGGGGGCGTCGCGGCCATGGAGGTGTTGGCGCGCGACCTCAAGGCGCTCGGTCTCTACGCTGCCCGCTCATTGTCCTATGAGGGCGTCGCGTACGAGCTCGTTGAACACCAGCTTACGCCGGAGCAGGTTCGCATCTATGACGCCTATGCCGATGCGTTCAGCATCATCCATAACAATCTCGACGCGGCGATGCGGGCCGCCAACATCACCGGCGAAACCGGAACGCTGAACGGGCAAGCAAAATCCGCCGCCCGCTCGGCCTTCGAGAGCGCAAAGCAGCGCTTCTTCGGTCACCTCCTGACCTCGATGAAGACGCCGTCGCTCGTCCGATCGATCGAGAGCGATCTTGAGGCTGGACACGCCGCGGTCATCCAGATCGTGTCGACGGGAGAAGCGCTGATGGAGCGCCGGCTCGCCGATATCCCGACCGAAGATTGGAGCGACGTCCAGGTCGACATCACCCCGCGCGAGTATGTGCTCGACTATCTCGCCCATTCCTTCCCGGTCCAGCTCTACGAGCCCTTTACAGACTCGGAGGGCAACCTCTGCTCCCGGCCCGTCTATCGGGACGGCCAGCCGGTCCAGAGTCGGGAAGCCGTCGCACGACGCGAGCGCCTCATCGAGAAGCTCGCGTCGTTGCCGCCGGTACCTGGGGCACTGGATCAGGTCATCCAGCGCTTCGGCACTGAACTGGTCGCCGAAGTGACTGGCCGCTCGCGACGCGTCATCCGCAAGGGCCATCGGCTGGTGGTCGAAAACCGCGCCGGTTCGGCCAACCTCGCCGAGACCTCGGCCTTCATGGATGACGTCAAGCGTATCCTCGTATTCTCCGACGCGGGCGGCACGGGGAGGAGCTACCATGCCGAACTGTCGGGGCGGAATCGCCGCTTGCGGGTTCATTACCTGCTCGAGCCCGGCTGGAAGGCCGACGCTGCGATCCAGGGGCTCGGCCGGACCAACCGCACCAACCAGGCGCAGCCGCCGCTGTTTCGTCCTATCGCGACCGACGTGAAGGCGGAAAAGCGCTTCCTCAGCACCATCGCGCGTCGGCTCGACACGTTGGGGGCCATTACGCGCGGCCAGCGCCAGACCGGAGGGCAGGGTCTGTTCCGGCCCGAGGACAATCTCGAAAGCCAGTACGGACGCGATGCGTTGCGTCAACTCTATACGCTGCTGGTGCGAGGCAAGGTCGAGGGATGCTCGCTCGGCAGGTTCGAAGATGCGACCGGCCTGAAGTTGACGGACGCCAATGGGATCAGGGATGACCTGCCGCCGATCACGACCTTCCTGAACAGGTTGTTGGCGCTCACCATCGATCTGCAGAATGTCTTGTTCATCGCCTTCGAGCAGCTCTTGACCGCTCGGATCGAGGGCGCTGTCGCGTCGGGCACCTACGACGCCGGGCTGGAAACGCTCCGCGCCGAGAGCTTTGTCGTCAGCGGCCGGCGGACGATCTATGTCCATCCGGGTACTGGCGCCGAGACCAGGCTGCTCACGATCACCCAGCGACAGCGCAATCACCCTGTGAGCCTGGATAACGCTCTCGATCGCTTTTCCGATCATCGCGCTGTCCTGCTGATCAATGAGCGGTCGGGACGAGTCGCCGTGCAGGTCCCGGCGGCGGGCGTCATGCTCGACGACGGCGAGATCGAGCGCCGCGTCCGCCTGATCCGGCCAATGGAGCAGCACCAGGTCTCCTTGAACATGATGGCGGAGAGCCATTGGGTCGATGCGGACCGTGAACGCTTCGCCGCGGCTTGGCTGGCGGAGCTTACCGAGGTCCCCGAGTTCACGGAAAGCACGATCCACGTCGTCGTGGGCTTGCTGCTACCCATCTGGAAGCGGCTGCCGAACGAATCGACCCGCGTCTATCGGCTCCAGACCGATGCGGGCGAACGCATCATCGGTCGTAAGGTTTCTGCCGCCTGGGTCGCAAACGCCATCTCGGCGGACGCGTCCACGCTGTCACCGGACGCTGCCTTTGCCGCGGTGATGGAGGGACGCACCGTCCTCGACCTCGCGGAAGGGCTCCAGCTTCGCCGAGTCCGGGTGATGGGCGCATGGCGCATCGAACTGTCGGGATTCAACGACACGATGCGCGATCGCCTGCGCGCTTACGGCCTCTTTGGAGAGATTATATCCTGGAAGCTGCGGATGTTCGTGCCCACGGACGCAAGCGGCGTCGGGATCCTGACAAAGGTGCTCGACACCTACCCGGTCGCGCGCGTCAGTGCGCGGGAGGCTGCGTGA
- a CDS encoding DUF2493 domain-containing protein: MTDHDDIEPPHASSPTDHVLTELQLFGYRPFDDQPDPRPLPEGKTIAGAVADVFDALVATLSDTRLEPDLNDLLWSTVNLFHRAVDRIERQLDDNEQAQQKSQREQNGSEVRSVELERLTAEGITLIERRGCLELFRDQAIERFETHTGSSWRPRSGSLVNHRKLTAAMIDSRDFIAAKRRAETEVLLPPGPKIALTGGLDFNDHHLIWDRLDKVHAKHRDMVLLHGGSPKGAELIASKWATSRKVPQIAFKPDWTKHAKAAPFKRNDAMLELLPIGVMHFPGTGIQDNLADKAKRLGIPVWRFGGA, from the coding sequence ATGACCGACCACGACGACATTGAGCCGCCGCACGCCTCGTCTCCAACTGACCACGTCCTCACCGAACTACAGCTCTTCGGCTACCGTCCCTTCGACGACCAGCCTGACCCACGACCGCTTCCCGAGGGCAAGACGATCGCTGGCGCTGTCGCCGATGTGTTCGACGCCCTGGTCGCGACGTTGAGCGACACGCGGCTCGAACCTGACCTTAACGATCTGCTCTGGTCGACGGTCAACCTGTTCCACCGCGCCGTCGACCGCATCGAACGCCAACTCGACGACAATGAACAAGCGCAGCAGAAGAGCCAGCGCGAGCAGAACGGCTCCGAGGTGCGATCAGTCGAACTCGAGCGCCTGACGGCCGAAGGCATCACGTTGATCGAGCGCCGTGGCTGCCTGGAACTCTTCCGCGACCAGGCCATCGAACGCTTCGAGACTCATACCGGCTCATCGTGGCGCCCTCGATCAGGGTCGCTGGTCAACCACCGCAAGCTCACCGCAGCGATGATCGACTCCCGCGACTTCATCGCAGCGAAGCGTCGTGCTGAAACCGAGGTCTTGTTGCCGCCAGGACCGAAGATCGCACTCACCGGTGGACTCGACTTCAATGACCACCACCTCATCTGGGACCGCCTCGACAAGGTCCACGCCAAGCATCGCGACATGGTTCTTCTCCATGGCGGCTCGCCCAAAGGAGCCGAACTGATTGCCTCCAAATGGGCGACCAGCCGCAAGGTGCCACAGATCGCTTTCAAGCCCGATTGGACCAAGCACGCCAAGGCGGCGCCCTTCAAGCGCAACGACGCCATGCTCGAACTCCTGCCGATCGGCGTCATGCACTTCCCAGGCACGGGAATCCAGGACAACCTCGCCGACAAGGCGAAGCGGCTCGGCATCCCTGTCTGGAGGTTCGGCGGCGCGTGA
- a CDS encoding ParB/RepB/Spo0J family partition protein produces the protein MTKTVQKITLSPSRDIPFNKLVLSQSNVRRVKAGVSIEQLAESIAQRTLLQSLSVRAVVDADGNETGMFEVPAGGRRYRALELLVKQKRMSKTQAVPCVVREGGIAEDDSVAENDERVGLHPLDQFRAFQTLRDLGMSEEDIAARHFVNPAIVKQRLRLASVSPKLHDVYAEDGMTLEQLMAFSVTADHARQEQVWENVRRSGYDEPYQIRRMLTENTVRGSDRRAQFVGLDAYQHAGGGVLRDLFEHDDGGWLQDVVLLDRLVTEKLKAEAETIAAEGWKWISVAVEFSYGHAQGLREIEGKPVDLSPEEQATIDALSAEQAKLESDYQDADELPEDVDQRLGEIESALAAFEDRPMLYDPTEIARAGVFISIDSEGRLLVDRGYVRPEDEAPATDGGQGADASSTEGQEESPSVQRTVIAVAGSALDAEEDDEDAARPLPDRLITELTAHRTLALRDALAENPAIAFQAVLHNFVLTAFYRFASSGSCLEIGLRTPTFPAQAPGLRESVSAKAVETRHEAWRARLPKSENDLWDALTALDGGAQASLFAHCASFAVNAVYEPANRYNQGRLSAHGVRTRLDQADVLARAVALDMVQAGWRPTVDNYLGRVTKPRILEAVREARGESSAQLIDHLKKADMAKEAERLLDGSGWLPEPLRLVDPAAVPVGQEDEAGPLPEFLADEEDQENVGDEDAQQLDAAE, from the coding sequence ATGACGAAAACTGTACAAAAGATCACGCTGTCGCCTTCCCGGGACATTCCCTTCAACAAGCTCGTACTCAGCCAGTCGAACGTTCGCCGCGTTAAGGCCGGTGTCTCGATCGAGCAGCTCGCCGAGAGCATCGCGCAGCGTACGCTTCTGCAAAGTCTGAGTGTCCGGGCCGTCGTTGATGCAGATGGCAACGAGACCGGCATGTTCGAGGTGCCGGCGGGCGGCAGGCGCTATCGCGCTCTGGAACTCCTGGTGAAACAGAAGCGGATGTCCAAGACCCAGGCGGTGCCGTGCGTCGTTCGCGAAGGGGGCATCGCTGAGGACGATTCGGTGGCGGAGAACGACGAGCGGGTGGGGCTGCATCCGCTCGATCAGTTTCGGGCGTTCCAAACGCTGCGCGACCTCGGCATGAGCGAGGAAGACATTGCCGCGCGCCATTTCGTTAACCCCGCGATCGTCAAGCAGCGCCTGCGCCTCGCGTCGGTCTCGCCGAAGTTGCATGACGTCTATGCCGAGGACGGCATGACGCTTGAGCAGCTCATGGCGTTCTCGGTCACTGCGGATCACGCCCGCCAGGAGCAAGTCTGGGAGAACGTCCGCCGCTCCGGATATGACGAGCCATACCAGATCCGCCGCATGCTCACCGAGAACACCGTGCGCGGGTCCGATCGCCGAGCCCAGTTTGTGGGCCTCGATGCTTATCAGCACGCGGGTGGCGGCGTTCTGCGCGATCTATTCGAGCACGACGACGGAGGTTGGTTGCAGGACGTCGTGTTGCTCGACCGCCTCGTAACCGAAAAGCTCAAGGCCGAAGCTGAGACGATTGCTGCCGAAGGCTGGAAGTGGATCTCAGTCGCCGTAGAGTTCTCCTACGGCCACGCTCAAGGCCTACGAGAAATCGAAGGCAAACCTGTCGATCTCTCGCCTGAGGAACAGGCCACCATCGATGCCCTGAGCGCCGAGCAGGCCAAGCTTGAATCCGATTACCAGGATGCCGACGAATTGCCCGAAGATGTCGATCAGCGTCTCGGCGAAATCGAGTCGGCGCTGGCGGCGTTCGAAGATCGGCCGATGCTCTACGATCCGACGGAGATTGCCCGAGCTGGTGTCTTCATCAGCATCGATTCCGAAGGACGCCTTTTGGTCGACCGGGGTTACGTCCGTCCAGAGGACGAGGCGCCAGCAACTGATGGCGGGCAGGGCGCCGATGCGTCGTCGACCGAAGGTCAGGAAGAGAGCCCTTCCGTCCAGCGCACGGTGATCGCGGTTGCGGGTAGTGCTCTTGATGCCGAAGAGGACGATGAGGACGCCGCCAGGCCTCTGCCGGATCGGTTGATCACCGAGTTGACAGCGCATCGCACACTGGCATTGCGGGATGCGTTGGCAGAAAATCCCGCGATCGCGTTTCAGGCGGTGCTGCACAACTTCGTGCTGACGGCCTTTTACCGGTTCGCATCGTCCGGGAGCTGTCTCGAGATTGGTCTTCGCACACCGACCTTTCCCGCTCAAGCTCCGGGGCTGAGGGAAAGCGTCTCCGCCAAAGCTGTCGAGACGCGGCATGAGGCCTGGAGGGCACGGCTGCCGAAGAGCGAGAACGATCTCTGGGATGCGCTGACGGCTCTCGATGGTGGTGCACAGGCGTCGCTGTTCGCCCATTGTGCATCATTTGCGGTCAACGCCGTCTATGAGCCGGCCAACCGCTACAATCAGGGCCGTCTCTCCGCCCACGGTGTCCGCACGCGTCTGGACCAAGCTGATGTGCTGGCGCGCGCGGTCGCGCTCGACATGGTTCAAGCTGGCTGGCGACCGACCGTCGATAACTATCTCGGCCGGGTCACCAAGCCGCGCATTCTGGAGGCGGTGCGGGAAGCCAGGGGCGAGTCGTCGGCACAACTGATCGACCACTTGAAGAAGGCCGACATGGCCAAGGAGGCCGAGCGTCTTCTGGATGGCTCGGGCTGGTTGCCGGAGCCACTGCGTCTCGTCGATCCCGCTGCGGTGCCAGTGGGGCAGGAGGACGAAGCGGGCCCGCTGCCCGAATTCCTCGCTGACGAGGAGGATCAGGAGAACGTCGGCGACGAGGATGCACAACAGCTGGACGCGGCTGAGTGA
- a CDS encoding DUF2285 domain-containing protein yields MAPDEPTLTSYDEEHAVTYMRLLDADAENADWREVARIVLHLDPNLEPDRARRSFDSHLARAKWAARHGYRHLLQKGWPKDER; encoded by the coding sequence TTGGCCCCCGACGAGCCGACGCTGACGTCCTACGACGAGGAACATGCCGTCACGTATATGCGTCTCCTCGACGCCGATGCAGAAAACGCCGACTGGCGCGAGGTCGCGCGGATCGTCCTTCACCTTGATCCCAACCTCGAGCCGGATCGCGCTCGGCGGAGTTTCGACAGTCATCTGGCACGTGCAAAGTGGGCCGCGCGCCATGGCTATCGTCACTTGCTGCAGAAGGGATGGCCGAAGGATGAAAGATGA
- a CDS encoding DUF736 domain-containing protein, producing MANIGSFKKVGNDFQGEIVTLSLQAKGVRIVAETNRSNDNAPSHRIYVGRAEIGAAWSKRSEEGRDYLSLKLDDPSFNAPIYANLFDDEGGEGYTLLWSRPRKNGE from the coding sequence ATGGCTAACATCGGTTCTTTCAAGAAGGTCGGTAACGATTTCCAGGGCGAGATCGTCACTCTGAGCCTGCAGGCCAAGGGCGTCCGCATCGTCGCCGAGACGAACCGGTCTAACGACAACGCCCCGAGCCATCGCATCTACGTGGGCCGCGCGGAGATCGGGGCAGCCTGGTCGAAGCGCTCGGAAGAGGGCCGCGACTACCTCTCGCTCAAGCTCGACGACCCCTCCTTCAACGCGCCGATCTACGCGAACCTGTTCGACGACGAAGGTGGTGAGGGCTACACCCTGCTCTGGTCGCGGCCCCGCAAGAACGGCGAGTAG